A DNA window from Streptomyces sp. CA-278952 contains the following coding sequences:
- a CDS encoding transcriptional regulator codes for MAARPLVARQPNERLQTLIQEAACSNAGLARRVNMVGAERGLDLRYDKTSVARWLRGQQPRGRAPGIIAEALGRKLGRTVTIDEIGMANGKNLASGVGLQYAPTVAGAVEQVCELWRSDVGRRDLLAGSAVAASALVEPSRDWLISGPDPQVERTAGARVGMSDVEAVRAMTAALTDLDHRFGSGHVRPVLVHYLNSVVSGLLSGAYREQVGRQLFGAVARLAELGGYMAVDTGQPGLAQRYYIQALRLAQAAGDRAYGGYVLAASMSHLAAQLGNPREIAQLARAAQEGARGHVTPRAQAMFYAAEARGHALLGDARTCHAVSGRAVAALEQAGPESGDDPVWIAHFDAGYLADELAHCHRDLGQPEQAARRAKEALAALPETRARRRGIALVLLASAQVQQREVERACHTGTRAMELLSTVRSSRGAEYLDDLQQRLVPYGEEPAVREFGERLELQAA; via the coding sequence ATGGCTGCAAGGCCTCTCGTAGCCCGCCAGCCCAACGAACGGCTCCAGACGCTCATCCAGGAAGCCGCCTGTTCCAACGCGGGCCTCGCGCGCCGCGTGAACATGGTCGGGGCCGAGCGGGGTCTCGACCTGCGCTACGACAAGACCTCCGTGGCCCGTTGGCTGCGGGGGCAGCAGCCCCGGGGCCGGGCCCCGGGGATCATCGCCGAGGCGCTCGGCCGCAAGCTCGGCCGTACGGTCACGATCGACGAGATCGGCATGGCCAACGGCAAGAACCTGGCCTCCGGCGTCGGCCTCCAGTACGCGCCGACCGTCGCCGGGGCCGTCGAGCAGGTCTGCGAGCTGTGGCGCAGCGACGTGGGCCGCCGCGATCTGCTCGCCGGGTCGGCGGTCGCCGCGTCCGCGCTGGTCGAGCCCAGCCGGGACTGGCTGATCTCGGGCCCGGACCCACAGGTCGAGCGGACGGCGGGGGCCCGGGTCGGCATGTCCGACGTGGAGGCGGTGCGGGCGATGACCGCCGCGCTGACCGACCTCGACCACCGCTTCGGCAGCGGTCATGTGCGGCCGGTGCTCGTGCACTACCTCAACAGCGTGGTCTCCGGGCTGCTTTCGGGGGCGTACCGCGAACAGGTGGGGCGGCAGCTGTTCGGCGCGGTGGCCCGGCTCGCCGAGCTCGGCGGCTACATGGCGGTCGACACCGGCCAGCCCGGCCTCGCCCAGCGCTACTACATCCAGGCGCTGCGGCTCGCGCAGGCGGCGGGCGACCGGGCGTACGGCGGCTATGTGCTCGCCGCGTCGATGAGCCATCTCGCCGCCCAGCTCGGCAACCCCCGCGAGATCGCCCAACTGGCCCGCGCCGCGCAGGAAGGGGCCAGGGGGCACGTCACGCCCCGCGCCCAGGCGATGTTCTACGCGGCGGAGGCCCGGGGCCACGCGCTGCTCGGGGACGCCAGGACCTGCCACGCGGTGTCGGGGCGGGCGGTCGCCGCGCTGGAGCAGGCGGGCCCGGAGTCCGGCGACGACCCGGTCTGGATCGCGCACTTCGACGCGGGCTACCTCGCGGACGAACTGGCCCACTGCCACCGCGACCTGGGGCAGCCGGAGCAGGCGGCCCGGCGGGCGAAGGAGGCGCTGGCCGCGCTGCCGGAGACCCGGGCCAGGCGTCGGGGCATCGCGCTGGTGCTGCTGGCCTCGGCCCAGGTGCAGCAGCGGGAGGTGGAGCGGGCGTGCCACACGGGCACCCGGGCGATGGAGCTGCTGTCGACGGTGCGCTCCAGCCGGGGCGCCGAATATCTCGACGACCTCCAGCAGCGGCTCGTGCCCTACGGCGAGGAGCCCGCGGTGCGGGAGTTCGGCGAGCGGCTGGAGCTCCAGGCGGCTTGA
- a CDS encoding bifunctional DNA primase/polymerase — protein MLGVEEPIGVMEAAQVPQQRGEHLLDAAVRYAEERHWDVFPGAWLEAVGGGERCSCGDAGCALPGAHADQADWAGRATGSGAAARRMWSRQPRASVLLPTGRTFDALEVPESAGFLALARMERMDLTLGPVTRTPDRRMLFFVLPGAAAKASELVRGLGWSAEAIDLTGLGEGHYVAAPPTRVGARGAVQWARKPTHANRWLPDVDELISPLAYACAREAADARTRVP, from the coding sequence GTGCTGGGCGTGGAAGAGCCCATCGGAGTCATGGAAGCCGCACAGGTCCCTCAGCAGCGGGGCGAGCATCTGCTCGACGCCGCGGTGCGGTATGCGGAAGAGCGTCATTGGGACGTGTTCCCCGGCGCCTGGCTGGAGGCGGTGGGCGGCGGGGAGCGGTGTTCGTGCGGCGACGCCGGCTGCGCCCTGCCGGGAGCCCACGCGGACCAGGCCGACTGGGCGGGCCGGGCGACCGGCAGCGGGGCCGCCGCCCGGCGCATGTGGAGCAGGCAGCCCCGCGCCTCGGTGCTGCTGCCGACCGGCCGGACCTTCGACGCGCTGGAGGTCCCGGAGTCCGCGGGGTTCCTGGCGCTGGCCCGGATGGAGCGGATGGACCTGACGCTGGGCCCGGTGACCCGCACGCCCGACCGCCGGATGCTGTTCTTCGTGCTGCCGGGTGCCGCCGCCAAGGCCTCCGAGCTGGTGCGCGGGCTCGGCTGGAGCGCCGAGGCGATCGATCTGACCGGTCTCGGCGAGGGCCACTACGTCGCCGCGCCGCCCACCCGGGTCGGCGCCCGGGGAGCCGTGCAGTGGGCCCGGAAGCCCACCCATGCCAACCGCTGGCTGCCCGATGTGGACGAGCTGATCAGCCCGCTGGCGTACGCCTGCGCACGCGAGGCGGCCGACGCCCGTACGCGCGTTCCGTAA
- a CDS encoding ABC transporter ATP-binding protein: protein MPDRADARTRTGAETAATAGGAQEARPAVRVQGLWKRFGDQVAVAGIDLELPAGKFVGLVGPNGAGKTTTLSMVTGLLRPDMGKIEVAGHDVWTDPVEVKSRIGVLPEGLRLFERLSGRELLAYNGRLRGLPGDEVDKRATQLLDVLDLAGSQHKLVVDYSTGMRKKIGLAAALLHNPEVLFLDEPFEGVDPVSAQTIRGVLERYTRSGATVVFSSHVMELVESLCDWVAVMAAGRIKAQGTLAEVRGDAPSLQSAFLELVGAGGRDAGDSLDWLGGSR from the coding sequence ATGCCGGACCGGGCAGATGCACGTACGAGGACAGGCGCGGAGACAGCCGCGACGGCGGGCGGTGCCCAGGAGGCGCGGCCCGCCGTCCGCGTGCAGGGGCTGTGGAAGCGGTTCGGGGATCAGGTCGCCGTCGCGGGGATCGATCTGGAGCTGCCCGCGGGGAAGTTCGTCGGCCTGGTGGGGCCCAACGGGGCGGGCAAGACGACGACGCTCTCGATGGTCACCGGGCTGCTGCGGCCCGACATGGGGAAGATCGAGGTCGCGGGCCACGACGTGTGGACGGACCCGGTCGAGGTGAAGTCCCGGATCGGGGTGCTGCCGGAGGGGCTGCGGCTGTTCGAGCGGCTCTCGGGTCGTGAACTGCTCGCCTACAACGGGCGGTTGCGCGGCCTGCCGGGGGACGAGGTGGACAAGCGGGCCACCCAGCTGCTGGACGTACTGGATCTCGCGGGCTCGCAGCACAAGCTGGTCGTGGACTACTCGACCGGCATGCGGAAGAAGATCGGGCTCGCGGCGGCCCTGCTCCACAACCCCGAAGTGCTCTTCCTGGACGAACCGTTCGAGGGCGTCGACCCGGTCTCGGCGCAGACCATCCGGGGGGTGCTGGAGCGCTACACCCGGTCCGGGGCGACCGTGGTCTTCTCCAGCCATGTGATGGAGCTGGTCGAGTCGCTGTGCGACTGGGTCGCCGTGATGGCGGCGGGCCGGATCAAGGCGCAGGGCACCCTGGCCGAGGTGCGCGGCGACGCCCCCTCGCTCCAGAGCGCCTTCCTCGAACTGGTCGGAGCGGGCGGCCGGGACGCCGGCGACTCCCTCGACTGGCTGGGCGGCTCCCGATGA
- a CDS encoding transporter, which translates to MSVLDAPVTSAAPAAPTTGLTPIFVRLKLTLLRNGLRQSSGRKAVFITSLVFTLLLAAGQVLGLVLLRGNEHAGTVVVLLTGVVALGWAVLPLFFPSGDDTLDPTRLVMLPLRPEPLIRALLVSSVIGIGPLFTLCLVVGSVIALAHGAAGVVFAVLAVPLTMLLCVALSRAVATANVRLLNSRKGRDLAVLSGLVIAVGIQFVNFGAQRLGQAGGLSALEPAGDVVRWLPGASAVASVDAASDGAYGVALAQLLITVAALAALMWMWRRTLVTLMTSPDGSTLAAAEPARKESGRGGLSALLPEGRTATVMQRSLRYVARDPKTKAAWVTALAVGAIVPLLNAVQGTGSVYFACFAAGMLGMQMYNQFGQDTSAFWMVALTISSPRDAYVELRARALVLLLLTLPFTLLVCAVTAAVIGDWQALPGALGLSFALLGSMLATGAVASALFPYSIPQEGAFKNVVPGQAGLAWISILGGMVAAALLAAPVIVPTIWMHVADHHGALWLLVPGGVVYGALVGWAGLRIAARRTAARLPEILAAVSKG; encoded by the coding sequence ATGAGCGTGCTGGACGCCCCGGTCACCTCGGCCGCCCCCGCGGCGCCGACGACGGGCCTGACCCCGATCTTCGTCCGGCTCAAGCTGACGCTGCTGCGCAACGGACTGCGGCAGTCCTCCGGGCGCAAGGCGGTGTTCATCACCTCCCTGGTCTTCACGCTGCTGCTCGCCGCGGGTCAGGTGCTCGGCCTGGTGCTGCTGCGCGGCAACGAGCACGCGGGCACCGTCGTGGTGCTGTTGACCGGTGTCGTGGCGCTCGGCTGGGCGGTGCTGCCGCTGTTCTTCCCCAGCGGTGACGACACCCTCGACCCGACCCGGCTGGTGATGTTGCCGCTGCGGCCGGAGCCGCTGATCCGGGCCCTGCTGGTCTCCTCGGTGATCGGCATCGGCCCGCTGTTCACCCTCTGCCTGGTGGTCGGTTCGGTCATCGCGCTGGCGCACGGGGCGGCGGGCGTGGTGTTCGCGGTGCTCGCGGTCCCGCTGACGATGCTGCTCTGCGTGGCGCTGTCCCGGGCGGTGGCCACGGCCAACGTCCGGCTGCTGAACTCCCGCAAGGGCCGCGACCTCGCGGTGCTCAGCGGGCTGGTGATCGCGGTGGGCATCCAGTTCGTCAACTTCGGCGCGCAGCGGCTCGGTCAGGCCGGCGGGCTGTCCGCGCTGGAACCCGCGGGCGACGTGGTCCGCTGGCTGCCCGGCGCCTCCGCCGTGGCGTCGGTGGACGCGGCCTCGGACGGCGCGTACGGGGTCGCCCTCGCCCAGCTCCTGATCACGGTGGCGGCCCTGGCGGCGCTGATGTGGATGTGGCGGCGGACCCTGGTGACGCTGATGACCTCACCGGACGGTTCGACCCTGGCGGCGGCGGAGCCGGCCCGCAAGGAGTCCGGCCGGGGCGGTCTGTCGGCGCTGCTGCCGGAGGGCCGCACCGCGACGGTGATGCAGCGCAGCCTGCGGTACGTGGCCCGGGACCCGAAGACCAAGGCGGCCTGGGTGACGGCGCTGGCGGTCGGGGCGATCGTGCCGCTGCTCAACGCGGTCCAGGGCACCGGCTCGGTCTACTTCGCGTGCTTCGCGGCCGGGATGCTCGGCATGCAGATGTACAACCAGTTCGGCCAGGACACCTCGGCCTTCTGGATGGTGGCGCTGACGATCTCCTCGCCCCGGGACGCGTACGTCGAACTGCGGGCGCGGGCGCTGGTCCTGCTGCTGCTCACCCTGCCGTTCACGCTGCTCGTCTGTGCGGTGACGGCGGCGGTGATCGGTGACTGGCAGGCGCTGCCGGGGGCGCTCGGCCTGTCGTTCGCGCTGCTGGGCTCGATGCTGGCGACGGGCGCGGTGGCCTCGGCGCTGTTCCCGTACTCGATTCCGCAGGAGGGCGCGTTCAAGAACGTGGTGCCGGGCCAGGCCGGCCTGGCCTGGATCTCGATCCTCGGCGGCATGGTGGCCGCCGCGCTGCTGGCCGCGCCGGTGATCGTGCCGACCATCTGGATGCACGTCGCGGACCACCACGGGGCTCTGTGGCTCCTGGTGCCGGGCGGGGTCGTGTACGGGGCGCTCGTCGGGTGGGCGGGGCTGCGGATCGCCGCGCGGCGCACGGCGGCCCGGCTGCCGGAGATCCTGGCGGCGGTCAGCAAGGGCTGA
- a CDS encoding alpha/beta fold hydrolase, whose product MVRRIDVTGTDGVRLAAWEFADPPKERAEADSAPGVLLLHGLMGRASHWAPTARWLAERHRAVGLDQRGHGRSDKPADGPYSRDAYVSDAEAAIEQLGLGPVTVVGHAMGALTGWQLAAKRPDLVRALVVCDMRASALGAASQREWSDWFDSWPLPFATLADVRKWFGEDDPWVERPNPSRGEFYAEVMAEREDGWRPVFSRHQMLRTRATWVFDAHWEELAQVQCPALVLRGLDGELGRAEAQEMVRVLPRGQYAEVADAGHLVHYDQPEGWRAAVEPFLEQLRAVP is encoded by the coding sequence ATGGTGCGGCGCATCGATGTGACCGGAACCGACGGCGTACGCCTCGCGGCATGGGAGTTCGCCGATCCGCCCAAGGAGCGCGCGGAAGCGGACAGCGCTCCCGGGGTCTTACTGCTGCACGGGCTGATGGGCCGGGCCTCGCACTGGGCCCCGACCGCCCGCTGGCTGGCCGAACGGCACCGCGCGGTCGGCCTCGACCAGCGGGGCCACGGCCGCAGCGACAAGCCCGCCGACGGGCCCTACAGCCGCGACGCCTACGTCTCCGACGCCGAGGCCGCGATCGAACAGCTCGGCCTCGGCCCCGTCACCGTCGTCGGCCACGCCATGGGAGCGCTCACGGGCTGGCAGCTCGCCGCCAAGCGCCCCGACCTCGTCCGCGCTCTCGTCGTCTGCGACATGCGGGCCTCCGCCCTCGGGGCGGCCTCCCAGCGCGAGTGGAGCGACTGGTTCGACTCCTGGCCGCTGCCCTTCGCCACCCTCGCCGACGTACGGAAGTGGTTCGGCGAGGACGACCCCTGGGTGGAGCGGCCGAACCCCTCGCGCGGCGAGTTCTACGCGGAGGTGATGGCCGAGCGGGAAGACGGCTGGCGCCCCGTCTTCTCCCGCCACCAGATGCTCCGCACCCGCGCCACCTGGGTCTTCGACGCCCACTGGGAGGAGCTGGCCCAGGTCCAGTGCCCCGCGCTGGTGCTGCGCGGCCTCGACGGGGAGCTGGGCCGCGCCGAGGCCCAGGAGATGGTCCGGGTCCTGCCCCGCGGCCAGTACGCGGAAGTGGCGGACGCGGGCCACCTCGTCCACTACGACCAGCCGGAGGGCTGGCGGGCCGCGGTCGAACCTTTCCTGGAACAGCTGAGGGCTGTCCCGTAG
- a CDS encoding metal-dependent transcriptional regulator: MSGLIDTTEMYLRTILELEEEGVVPMRARIAERLDQSGPTVSQTVARMERDGLVQVAGDRHLELTEEGRRLATRVMRKHRLAECLLVDVIGLEWEQVHAEACRWEHVMSEAVERRVLELLRHPTESPYGNPIPGLEELGEKAGADPFLDASMVSLAELDPGVEGKTVVVRRIGEPIQTDAQLMYTLRRAGVQPGSVVSVTESPGGVLVGSSGEAAELDSEVASHVFVAKR, encoded by the coding sequence ATGTCCGGACTGATCGACACCACGGAGATGTATCTCCGCACCATCCTCGAACTGGAAGAGGAAGGCGTGGTCCCCATGCGCGCCCGCATCGCCGAACGGCTGGACCAGAGTGGTCCGACCGTCAGCCAGACGGTGGCCCGCATGGAGCGCGACGGACTGGTCCAGGTCGCGGGGGACCGCCATCTGGAGCTGACCGAGGAGGGCCGCCGCCTCGCCACCCGCGTCATGCGCAAGCACCGGCTCGCCGAGTGTCTGCTCGTGGACGTCATCGGCCTGGAGTGGGAACAGGTCCACGCCGAGGCCTGCCGCTGGGAGCACGTGATGAGCGAGGCGGTGGAGCGGCGGGTGCTGGAGCTGCTGCGTCACCCGACGGAGTCGCCGTACGGGAATCCCATCCCGGGCCTGGAGGAGCTGGGCGAGAAGGCCGGGGCCGACCCGTTCCTGGACGCCTCCATGGTGAGCCTGGCCGAGCTGGACCCGGGCGTCGAGGGCAAGACCGTGGTGGTGCGGCGGATCGGGGAGCCGATCCAGACCGACGCCCAGCTGATGTACACGCTGCGCAGGGCCGGGGTGCAGCCCGGGTCCGTCGTCAGCGTGACCGAGTCGCCCGGCGGGGTGCTGGTCGGCTCCAGCGGGGAGGCGGCCGAGCTCGACTCCGAGGTCGCCTCGCACGTCTTCGTCGCCAAGCGCTGA
- a CDS encoding SIS domain-containing protein, with product MSDSKLAGQFFDAAIGLLTRVRDEEADSIAAAGAAVADTVESGGRLFAFGAGHSSLAAQDVVYRAGGLALMNLLTVPGVVGVDVMPATLGSALERVDGLASAVLDSSPATAGDLLVIVSLSGRNALPVEMAQNARALGLKVIGLTSVAYAESTRSRHASGGFLRDHCDIVLDSKIAIGDAELTAPGVDAPFAPASTVVTSAIMQAMLAAAVEQLVARGIEPPMLRSGNVDGGHEWNGRVMTEYRDRIFYRH from the coding sequence ATGAGCGACAGCAAGCTGGCCGGTCAGTTCTTCGATGCGGCGATCGGCCTGCTGACGCGGGTGCGGGACGAGGAGGCGGACAGCATCGCCGCCGCCGGCGCGGCCGTCGCGGACACCGTCGAGTCCGGCGGCAGGCTCTTCGCCTTCGGCGCGGGCCACTCCTCGCTGGCCGCCCAGGACGTCGTCTACCGCGCGGGCGGCCTGGCGCTGATGAACCTGCTCACCGTGCCCGGCGTGGTCGGCGTGGACGTCATGCCCGCCACGCTCGGGTCGGCGCTGGAGCGGGTGGACGGGCTCGCCTCGGCCGTCCTGGACTCCAGCCCCGCCACCGCCGGGGACCTCCTGGTGATCGTCTCGCTGTCCGGGCGCAACGCCCTGCCCGTCGAGATGGCGCAGAACGCCCGTGCCCTCGGGCTGAAGGTCATCGGCCTCACCTCGGTCGCGTACGCGGAGAGCACCCGCTCCCGGCACGCCTCGGGCGGCTTCCTGCGCGACCACTGCGACATCGTCCTGGACAGCAAGATCGCGATCGGCGACGCGGAGCTGACGGCCCCCGGCGTCGACGCCCCCTTCGCCCCCGCCTCGACCGTGGTGACCAGCGCGATCATGCAGGCGATGCTGGCCGCCGCCGTCGAACAGCTGGTGGCCCGGGGCATCGAGCCGCCGATGCTGCGCTCGGGCAACGTCGACGGCGGCCACGAGTGGAACGGCCGGGTCATGACGGAGTACCGGGACCGGATCTTCTACCGCCACTGA
- a CDS encoding PAS domain-containing protein yields MGAFSSRGATDELGPDEDPGGGPPGGSADPGSPDGEGGTPGEPPGSELLAALLDGMDAALCAFDAAGTVTHWNREAERVLGWTAAEAVGRAGFAGWAVRRADADEVRARLMSAMDAPGRQVHEFALLRKDGGRVLVRTQSAGVRGADGKPAGVYCAFSEVHAQIDLERAIALSEALLEDASWGVVLVDVDLRPTVVNAYAARALGGGRTALLGRPLGELVVQGVEELEAALHHVLAEGAPTAPAELWVTLRAAEGERRRCWRSGFLRLASPLTEAPVPLGVGWLFRDVTAAKLAEQEADRLRFRTSQLHRAARTASECEDPMEAATALLDFALAGFADHVLVDLVAGERLVRTAATPYDAPGPCLPVSGGSVPARYGPGHPALRSVERTGSVRTSAGAGDAAQAWAAERRWPRDAAHALCTVLRSRGRTLGVLTFLRAANRSAFERADAAYAETVAARVAGAVDLAQVTAGT; encoded by the coding sequence GTGGGTGCTTTCAGCAGCAGAGGGGCCACCGACGAGCTCGGGCCGGACGAGGATCCGGGCGGCGGGCCCCCCGGGGGCTCCGCCGACCCCGGGTCCCCGGACGGCGAGGGCGGGACCCCCGGTGAGCCTCCCGGGTCCGAACTGCTGGCGGCGTTGCTCGACGGCATGGACGCCGCGCTCTGCGCGTTCGACGCGGCCGGCACGGTCACCCACTGGAACCGCGAGGCCGAACGCGTCCTCGGCTGGACGGCGGCCGAGGCCGTGGGACGTGCCGGCTTCGCGGGCTGGGCGGTGCGCAGGGCCGACGCGGACGAGGTGCGGGCGCGGCTGATGTCGGCCATGGACGCGCCGGGGCGGCAGGTGCACGAGTTCGCGCTGCTGCGCAAGGACGGCGGCCGGGTGCTGGTGCGGACCCAGTCCGCCGGGGTGCGCGGCGCGGACGGGAAGCCGGCCGGGGTCTACTGCGCGTTCAGCGAGGTGCACGCCCAGATCGACCTGGAGCGGGCCATCGCGCTGAGCGAGGCCCTGCTGGAGGACGCGTCCTGGGGTGTCGTCCTCGTCGACGTCGACCTGCGTCCGACGGTCGTCAACGCGTACGCGGCCCGCGCGCTCGGCGGGGGCCGCACCGCTCTCCTCGGCCGTCCGCTCGGCGAACTGGTGGTCCAGGGCGTCGAGGAGCTGGAGGCGGCCCTGCACCATGTGCTCGCCGAAGGCGCCCCGACCGCCCCGGCCGAGCTGTGGGTGACCCTGCGGGCCGCGGAGGGCGAACGACGCCGGTGCTGGCGCAGCGGGTTCCTGCGGCTGGCCTCGCCGCTGACGGAGGCACCGGTCCCGCTCGGGGTGGGGTGGCTGTTCCGGGACGTCACCGCCGCGAAGCTCGCCGAGCAGGAGGCCGACCGGCTGCGGTTCCGGACGAGCCAGCTGCACCGCGCCGCCCGTACGGCCTCCGAGTGCGAGGACCCGATGGAGGCGGCGACCGCCCTGCTGGACTTCGCGCTCGCCGGGTTCGCCGACCATGTCCTGGTCGACCTGGTGGCGGGCGAGCGCCTGGTGCGCACGGCCGCCACGCCCTACGACGCTCCCGGCCCCTGCCTCCCGGTGTCCGGCGGCTCCGTCCCGGCCCGCTACGGCCCCGGCCACCCGGCCCTGCGGTCGGTCGAGCGCACCGGCTCGGTCCGTACGAGCGCGGGCGCCGGGGACGCGGCGCAGGCCTGGGCCGCGGAACGCCGCTGGCCCCGCGACGCGGCGCACGCGCTCTGCACGGTGCTCCGGAGCCGGGGCCGGACGCTGGGCGTGCTGACGTTCCTCCGTGCGGCGAACCGGTCGGCCTTTGAACGTGCCGACGCGGCGTACGCGGAGACGGTCGCGGCCCGGGTCGCGGGAGCGGTCGACCTCGCCCAGGTGACGGCGGGAACGTAA
- a CDS encoding phytase: MTPYRTARPTATATTALAVCAALATLVAAAPAPAAPLVPTTPLVPTTPVAGTTPLVPAARQDGPGPLPAVTPRAETATLYDDEQGGNANADDPAIWRNPVAPDDSLVIATAKEGGLRVYGLDARLVQSLPAPAAPGPDDAPGRFNNVDLVHGLRLSPGGATDLAVTSDRGHDRLRIHRIDPSRPGGPLTDVTDPAAPRVFSADQDEVNEQATAYGLATWTDRRSGRSYALASRRNRTSVALLELLPTRSGTVTYRKVRSLDLPSAFRLPDGTSWTPCGEPGELPQVEGMVVDPADGTLYAGQEDVGIWRMPADLRGKPVLVDKVREYGVPGTYDEESEECAPGEDPGFGGSRISADVEGLTLLPERNGDRYLLASSQGDDTFAAYARRTDHEKEAGSENRTGRGHGALPRYAGGFRVTAASATLDGSEVCDGAAVLNAPLGSRYPGGLLVVQDGSATPAQDGREATGFKFVDLRKVRGALGLTGAGGKTGSERVTE; the protein is encoded by the coding sequence GTGACGCCTTACCGCACCGCACGCCCGACGGCGACGGCGACGACGGCCCTCGCCGTCTGCGCCGCCCTCGCGACACTCGTCGCCGCCGCGCCCGCACCCGCCGCGCCCCTGGTGCCCACCACGCCCCTGGTGCCCACCACGCCCGTGGCGGGCACCACGCCCTTGGTCCCGGCCGCCCGGCAGGACGGCCCCGGGCCGCTCCCCGCCGTCACCCCGCGCGCCGAGACCGCCACGCTGTACGACGACGAGCAGGGCGGCAACGCCAACGCGGACGACCCCGCGATCTGGCGCAATCCCGTCGCCCCGGACGACAGCCTGGTGATCGCCACCGCCAAGGAGGGCGGGCTGCGGGTCTACGGTCTGGACGCCCGGCTGGTGCAGTCGCTCCCCGCGCCGGCCGCGCCCGGCCCCGACGACGCCCCGGGCCGCTTCAACAACGTCGACCTGGTGCACGGACTGCGCCTGTCCCCGGGCGGGGCGACGGACCTGGCCGTCACCTCGGACCGCGGCCACGACCGGCTCCGCATCCACCGCATCGACCCGTCCAGGCCGGGAGGCCCGCTGACCGACGTCACCGACCCGGCCGCGCCCCGGGTGTTCTCCGCCGACCAGGACGAGGTCAACGAGCAGGCGACGGCGTACGGCCTGGCCACCTGGACGGACCGCCGCAGCGGCCGTTCGTACGCCCTGGCCAGCCGGCGCAACCGCACCTCGGTCGCGCTGCTGGAACTGCTCCCGACCCGGTCCGGCACCGTGACGTACCGCAAGGTCCGGAGCCTCGACCTGCCCTCCGCATTCCGGCTGCCCGACGGCACGTCCTGGACGCCGTGCGGGGAACCGGGCGAGCTGCCCCAGGTCGAGGGGATGGTGGTCGACCCGGCCGACGGCACGCTCTACGCCGGCCAGGAGGACGTGGGTATCTGGCGGATGCCCGCCGACCTGCGGGGGAAGCCGGTGCTGGTCGACAAGGTCCGCGAGTACGGCGTGCCGGGGACGTACGACGAGGAGAGCGAGGAGTGCGCCCCCGGTGAGGACCCGGGCTTCGGCGGCAGCCGGATCTCGGCCGACGTGGAAGGGCTGACCCTGCTCCCCGAGCGCAACGGCGACCGGTATCTGCTGGCCTCCAGCCAGGGCGACGACACCTTCGCCGCGTACGCCCGTCGGACCGACCACGAGAAGGAGGCCGGTAGCGAGAACCGGACCGGGCGCGGGCACGGGGCCCTCCCCCGGTACGCGGGCGGCTTCCGCGTGACGGCGGCCTCGGCGACGCTCGACGGGTCCGAGGTCTGCGACGGCGCGGCGGTGCTGAACGCACCGCTCGGCAGCCGGTACCCCGGCGGCCTGCTCGTCGTCCAGGACGGCAGCGCCACCCCGGCGCAGGACGGACGGGAGGCCACCGGCTTCAAGTTCGTCGATCTGCGGAAGGTCCGGGGCGCTCTGGGCCTCACGGGCGCCGGGGGAAAGACCGGCTCGGAGAGAGTCACCGAATAA
- the pdxH gene encoding pyridoxamine 5'-phosphate oxidase, which produces MREQYRSEDFTERDLSPDPMDQFARWFRQVAVGGVLHEPNAMIVSTAAPDGRPSSRTVLLKQYDERGFVFFTNYDSRKGRELAANPYVSLLFPWHPMARQVIVTGTALRTSREETVGYFRTRPHGSQLGAWASAQSTVVGSREELIRRYEELAARYPEGEKVPVPPHWGGFRVAPETIEFWQGHENRLHDRLRYVREGDEPGAGKWRVERLCP; this is translated from the coding sequence ATGCGCGAGCAGTACCGCTCGGAGGACTTCACCGAGCGCGACCTCAGCCCCGATCCGATGGACCAGTTCGCCCGCTGGTTCCGTCAGGTCGCCGTCGGCGGCGTGCTGCACGAGCCCAACGCGATGATCGTCTCCACCGCCGCCCCGGACGGCCGCCCGTCCTCGCGCACGGTGCTCCTCAAGCAGTACGACGAGCGGGGCTTCGTCTTCTTCACGAACTACGACTCCCGCAAGGGCCGCGAGCTGGCCGCCAACCCGTACGTCTCGCTGCTGTTCCCCTGGCACCCGATGGCCCGCCAGGTCATCGTCACCGGCACCGCCCTGCGCACCTCCCGCGAGGAGACCGTGGGCTACTTCCGTACCCGCCCGCACGGCTCCCAGCTCGGCGCGTGGGCCAGCGCCCAGTCCACCGTCGTCGGCTCCCGCGAGGAGCTGATCCGCCGGTACGAGGAGCTGGCCGCCCGCTACCCGGAGGGCGAGAAGGTCCCGGTCCCGCCGCACTGGGGCGGCTTCCGGGTGGCGCCCGAGACGATCGAGTTCTGGCAGGGGCACGAGAACCGGCTGCACGACCGGCTGCGGTACGTGAGGGAGGGCGACGAGCCGGGCGCCGGAAAGTGGCGCGTGGAGCGGCTCTGCCCGTGA